Proteins found in one Amycolatopsis aidingensis genomic segment:
- a CDS encoding aminotransferase class V-fold PLP-dependent enzyme has translation MTATHPALTEGPILLDYNATTPVDPRVTEAMLPYLTGWFGNPSSGHHYGQEPRRALARARGQITALLAAPDDGQVVFTGSGTEADNLALRGVVLASGVERPHVITPRTEHPGILEACRALQRLYGVDVTYLPVDGDGLVDPDTLAAAFTPATVLVSVMAANNETGALQPLGELARIAHRHGALVHCDAAQAAGKIPLDVTASGVDLVTVVGHKMYAPKGVAALYLRPGLELEPLVYGGGQEGGLRSGTENVALAVALGTAAELAATELADGGHHHLRRLRDRLHTRLEHALPERVLLNGPPGQRLPNTLNISITGTLGHDLLAAVPEIAASTGSACHSGDHQPSPVLAAMGIDTDRGLAALRLSLGRWTTAEDVDRAADLLTTATRRAHWEHTYQRHPGMYGDQPSAPAVHAAAAFRDAGARRVLELGAGHGRDAIFFARSGFTVHATDFSATALNQLRGTADRTGVAGEVTTAVHDVRRPLPLPDASVDAVFAHMLLCMALTTEEIHAAVAEIARVLVPGGVLVYTARHTGDAHYGSGIAHGDNIFEHGGFAVHFFDRNLVDTLADGWHLGEVHAFEEGELPRRLWRVTQTRPR, from the coding sequence ATGACCGCGACACATCCCGCCCTGACCGAGGGCCCGATCCTGCTGGACTACAACGCCACCACCCCGGTCGACCCGCGGGTGACCGAAGCGATGCTGCCCTACCTGACCGGGTGGTTCGGCAACCCCTCCAGCGGCCACCACTACGGCCAGGAACCCCGGCGGGCACTGGCTCGCGCCCGAGGCCAGATCACCGCGCTGCTCGCCGCCCCGGATGACGGGCAGGTCGTGTTCACCGGCTCGGGCACGGAGGCCGACAACCTCGCCCTCCGCGGGGTGGTCCTGGCCAGCGGGGTCGAGCGCCCGCATGTGATCACCCCGCGCACCGAACACCCCGGCATCCTGGAAGCCTGCCGTGCCCTGCAACGCCTGTACGGCGTGGACGTGACCTATCTGCCCGTCGACGGCGACGGCCTTGTCGACCCGGACACACTGGCCGCCGCGTTCACCCCGGCCACGGTGCTGGTGTCGGTGATGGCCGCCAACAACGAAACCGGGGCCCTGCAACCGCTCGGCGAGCTGGCCCGCATTGCTCACCGGCACGGCGCGCTGGTGCACTGCGACGCCGCCCAGGCCGCGGGCAAGATCCCGTTGGACGTCACCGCCTCGGGCGTCGACCTGGTGACCGTGGTCGGCCACAAGATGTACGCCCCCAAGGGAGTTGCCGCCCTCTACCTGCGCCCCGGGCTCGAGCTGGAACCCCTGGTCTACGGCGGCGGTCAGGAGGGCGGCCTGCGTTCCGGGACCGAGAACGTCGCCCTCGCCGTCGCGTTGGGCACCGCCGCGGAACTCGCGGCGACCGAACTCGCCGACGGAGGCCACCATCACCTCCGGCGCCTGCGGGACCGGCTGCACACCCGGCTCGAACACGCCCTGCCCGAGCGGGTGCTGCTCAACGGCCCACCCGGGCAGCGGCTGCCCAACACCCTCAACATCAGCATCACCGGCACCCTGGGCCACGACCTCCTCGCCGCCGTGCCCGAGATCGCGGCCTCCACCGGCTCGGCCTGCCACTCCGGCGACCATCAACCCTCGCCCGTGCTTGCGGCCATGGGCATCGACACCGACCGCGGTCTCGCCGCGCTCCGGCTCTCCCTCGGCCGCTGGACCACTGCCGAGGACGTCGACCGGGCGGCCGACCTGCTCACCACCGCGACCAGGCGGGCGCACTGGGAGCACACGTATCAGCGGCATCCCGGGATGTACGGCGACCAGCCCTCAGCCCCTGCGGTGCATGCCGCGGCGGCCTTCCGGGACGCGGGGGCGCGGCGTGTGCTGGAACTGGGAGCCGGACACGGCCGGGACGCGATCTTCTTCGCCCGGTCCGGGTTCACCGTGCACGCCACCGACTTCAGCGCCACCGCCCTGAACCAGCTCCGCGGCACAGCTGACCGGACGGGCGTGGCGGGGGAGGTGACCACCGCCGTGCACGACGTGCGCCGGCCGCTGCCGCTGCCGGATGCGAGCGTCGACGCGGTGTTCGCGCACATGCTGCTGTGCATGGCCCTGACGACCGAGGAGATCCACGCCGCGGTGGCCGAGATCGCCAGGGTCCTCGTGCCCGGCGGCGTGCTCGTGTACACGGCCCGGCACACCGGCGACGCGCACTACGGCAGCGGCATCGCCCACGGCGACAACATCTTCGAGCACGGCGGGTTCGCGGTGCACTTCTTCGACCGGAACCTGGTCGACACGCTCGCCGACGGCTGGCACCTGGGTGAGGTGCATGCCTTCGAGGAAGGCGAGCTGCCGCGCCGCCTGTGGCGGGTCACGCAGACCCGGCCGCGATAG
- a CDS encoding ESX secretion-associated protein EspG — protein sequence MTEGYQPVPLPRLALLHTWAEEGLGEPHPVLGSEGCYVRGSVRAELARLSARWYEELGLADGGRLSPRFRRMLHTLADGAREVYCWSGFADPARDQAVLVSMREERAVRLVVKGGLAWLDAVDARRWPEEFLAVLPEVPPAPVRPVSVSRAEFEGTAPMDVLAKSDPAGELREWLSAERDAVHQLYVLVREPDGRCVRSLPLPVLDLVDHGRILTFLGDGEHGRTVNLRPRDTDEIAATLLATAEA from the coding sequence ATGACCGAGGGCTACCAGCCGGTTCCGTTACCCCGGCTGGCGCTGTTGCACACCTGGGCGGAGGAAGGGCTCGGCGAGCCGCATCCGGTGCTCGGCAGCGAGGGCTGCTACGTTCGCGGCTCCGTGCGTGCCGAACTGGCCCGGCTCTCCGCGCGGTGGTACGAGGAACTCGGCCTCGCCGATGGCGGGCGCCTCAGCCCGCGGTTCCGCCGGATGCTGCACACCCTGGCCGACGGCGCCCGCGAGGTCTACTGCTGGAGCGGTTTCGCCGACCCGGCCAGGGACCAGGCCGTCCTGGTGTCCATGCGGGAGGAGCGGGCCGTGCGGCTCGTCGTCAAAGGCGGGCTGGCCTGGCTGGACGCCGTGGACGCGCGGCGGTGGCCGGAGGAGTTCCTTGCCGTGCTACCCGAGGTGCCGCCCGCACCGGTCCGCCCGGTCAGCGTCAGCAGGGCCGAGTTCGAGGGGACCGCGCCGATGGACGTGCTCGCCAAGTCCGACCCGGCCGGGGAGCTACGGGAGTGGCTGAGCGCCGAACGGGACGCGGTACATCAGCTGTACGTCCTGGTGCGCGAGCCGGACGGGCGGTGCGTGCGGAGCCTGCCGCTGCCTGTGCTCGACCTCGTGGACCACGGTCGTATCCTCACCTTCCTCGGTGACGGCGAGCACGGCCGCACGGTCAACCTGCGCCCCCGCGACACCGACGAGATCGCCGCGACCCTGCTGGCCACCGCCGAAGCCTGA
- a CDS encoding Scr1 family TA system antitoxin-like transcriptional regulator: MWETGRRSPKTEDLARCEEILGSNGYLSRLLTELVSPEVAHEWLDRWIEVESRATTLLSFQPTVVPGLLQTEAGLRARTQVRPGQRRAFRTARDRREAA, from the coding sequence ATGTGGGAGACCGGCCGCCGTTCCCCCAAGACCGAGGATCTCGCCCGCTGCGAGGAAATCCTCGGCAGCAACGGCTATTTGTCTCGCCTGCTGACCGAGCTGGTGTCCCCCGAGGTGGCGCACGAGTGGCTGGACCGCTGGATCGAAGTCGAGTCCCGAGCCACCACCCTGCTGTCCTTCCAGCCCACGGTGGTTCCTGGGTTGTTGCAAACCGAGGCAGGACTCCGAGCACGAACGCAAGTACGTCCAGGCCAGCGACGAGCATTTCGCACTGCTCGGGACCGGCGAGAAGCTGCGTGA
- the cobN gene encoding cobaltochelatase subunit CobN has product MILLLSTSDTDLLSARASEAGYRMANPARLDLAELPGLLAEAQIVVVRILGSERAWQEGLDQVRASGKHVVVLGGEQAPDAELMKLSSVPAGIATEAHAYLAQGGPENLTQLHRFLSDTLLLTGDGFEPPIRQPEWGVLERPESRAEGPVVAILYYRAHHLSGNTAFVHVLADAVERAGGRPLPVYCASLRNREPAMMDELRKADALLVTVLAAGGTRPSQAGAGGDDESWDIAEMAALDIPILQALCLTSDRETWLDNDEGLSPLDAGNQMAVPEFDGRLITVPFSFKEMDDDGLPRYAADAERAGRVARIALSHARLRHTPPAQRRIALMLSAYPTKHSRVGNAVGLDTPASAVELLRRMRAQGYDLGAEPFPGVEPTGTDQPDGDALIHALIAAGGQDPEWLTEEQLAGNPIRIPAARYREWFAQLPQDLREQMTEHWGPAPGELYVDTTHDPDGEIVLASLQAGNLVLMIQPPRGFGENPVAIYHNPDLPPSHHYLAAYRWLEQEFGAHAVVHLGKHGSLEWLPGKTAGLSASCAPDAVLGDLPMIYPFLINDPGEGAQAKRRVHATIVDHLVPPMARAESYGDMARLEQLLDEYANISAMDPAKLPAIRAQIWTLIQAAKLDHDLGVSERPHDAEFDDFLLHVDGWLCEVKDAQIRDGLHILGAAPTGEARVNLVLAILRAQQMWGGNQGAVPGLRSALGLREDADSSTVDKIEQRARELVEAMEAADWSVDAVPEAESEPVRQVLRFAAAEVVPRLAGTSGELDAVLHALDGGYIPAGPSGSPLRGLVNVLPTGRNFYTVDPRAIPSRLAWETGQSLADSLLQRYREDTGQWPSSVGLSVWGTSAMRTAGDDAAEVLALLGVQPVWDEASRRVTGIEAIPLAELGRPRVDVTVRISGFFRDAFPHVIDLMDDAVRLVAGLDEPESENFVRAHTRAELDRHGDQRRATTRIFGSKPGSYGAGLLPLMDSGNWRDDADLAEVYAVWGGYAYGRDLDGAPAREDMENSYRRIVVAAKNTDTREHDIADSDDYFQYHGGMIATVRALTGTAPASYIGDSTTPDAVRTRTLNEETARVFRARVVNPRWLAAMRKHGYKGAFELAATVDYLFGFDATAGVVDDWMYQKLTESYVLDKENQDFLSKANPWALRGIIERLNEAADRGLWAEPDPDLLEQMREVYLRIEGDLEAQE; this is encoded by the coding sequence ATGATCCTGTTGCTGTCCACTTCGGACACAGATCTGCTGAGTGCCCGCGCGAGCGAGGCAGGCTACCGGATGGCCAACCCGGCCCGCCTCGACCTCGCCGAGCTGCCCGGCCTGCTGGCCGAGGCACAGATCGTGGTGGTGCGCATCCTCGGCTCCGAGCGCGCCTGGCAGGAGGGGCTGGACCAGGTGCGGGCCAGCGGCAAGCATGTGGTGGTACTCGGCGGCGAGCAGGCCCCGGACGCGGAGCTGATGAAGCTGTCCTCGGTACCGGCGGGCATCGCCACCGAGGCACATGCCTACCTCGCGCAGGGCGGCCCGGAGAACCTCACCCAGCTGCACCGGTTCCTCTCCGACACCCTGCTGCTCACCGGGGACGGTTTCGAGCCGCCCATCCGGCAGCCGGAGTGGGGCGTGCTGGAGCGCCCCGAGTCGCGGGCCGAGGGGCCCGTGGTCGCGATCCTGTACTACCGGGCGCACCACCTTTCCGGGAACACCGCGTTCGTGCACGTGCTGGCGGACGCGGTGGAGCGCGCCGGCGGGCGCCCGCTGCCGGTCTACTGCGCCTCGCTGCGCAACCGCGAGCCCGCGATGATGGACGAGCTGCGCAAGGCCGATGCCCTGCTGGTCACCGTGCTCGCCGCGGGCGGGACCCGGCCCTCGCAGGCCGGTGCCGGCGGGGACGACGAATCCTGGGACATCGCCGAGATGGCCGCGCTGGACATCCCGATCCTGCAGGCGCTCTGCCTGACCAGCGACCGGGAGACCTGGCTGGACAACGACGAGGGCCTTTCCCCGCTGGACGCTGGCAACCAGATGGCGGTGCCGGAGTTCGACGGGCGGCTGATCACCGTGCCGTTCTCGTTCAAGGAGATGGACGACGACGGCCTGCCCCGTTACGCGGCGGACGCCGAGCGCGCGGGCCGGGTGGCCCGGATCGCGCTGTCGCACGCGCGGTTGCGGCACACTCCCCCGGCCCAGCGCCGGATCGCGCTGATGCTCTCGGCCTACCCGACCAAGCACTCCAGGGTCGGCAACGCGGTGGGCCTGGACACCCCCGCCAGTGCGGTGGAGCTGCTGCGCCGGATGCGCGCGCAGGGCTACGACCTCGGCGCGGAGCCGTTCCCCGGGGTCGAGCCGACCGGGACCGACCAGCCGGACGGGGACGCCCTGATCCATGCGCTGATCGCCGCTGGCGGGCAGGACCCGGAGTGGCTGACCGAGGAACAGCTCGCCGGTAACCCGATCCGCATCCCGGCCGCCCGCTACCGCGAGTGGTTCGCCCAGCTGCCGCAGGACCTGCGCGAGCAGATGACCGAGCACTGGGGTCCGGCGCCGGGCGAGCTGTACGTGGACACCACGCACGATCCCGATGGGGAGATCGTGCTCGCCTCGCTACAGGCGGGCAACCTGGTGCTGATGATCCAGCCACCGCGCGGGTTCGGGGAGAATCCGGTGGCGATCTACCATAACCCGGATCTGCCGCCAAGCCACCACTACCTGGCCGCCTACCGCTGGCTGGAGCAGGAGTTCGGCGCGCATGCAGTGGTGCACCTCGGCAAGCACGGTTCGCTGGAGTGGCTGCCAGGCAAGACCGCGGGGCTTTCGGCCTCCTGCGCGCCGGACGCGGTGCTCGGCGACCTGCCGATGATCTACCCGTTCCTGATCAACGACCCCGGCGAGGGCGCACAGGCCAAGCGCAGGGTGCACGCGACCATCGTCGACCACCTGGTGCCGCCGATGGCCAGGGCGGAGAGTTACGGCGATATGGCGCGACTGGAGCAGCTGCTCGATGAGTACGCCAACATCTCCGCGATGGACCCGGCGAAGCTGCCCGCGATCCGCGCGCAGATCTGGACCCTGATCCAGGCTGCCAAGCTGGACCACGACCTCGGGGTGAGCGAGCGGCCGCACGACGCGGAGTTCGACGACTTCCTGTTGCATGTGGACGGATGGCTGTGTGAGGTGAAGGACGCGCAGATCCGGGACGGGCTGCACATCCTCGGCGCGGCGCCGACCGGCGAGGCCAGGGTGAACCTGGTGCTGGCCATCCTGCGCGCGCAGCAGATGTGGGGCGGCAACCAGGGCGCGGTGCCCGGCCTGCGTTCGGCCCTCGGGCTGCGCGAGGACGCCGATTCCTCCACAGTGGACAAGATCGAGCAGCGGGCCCGCGAGCTGGTCGAGGCGATGGAGGCTGCGGACTGGTCGGTGGACGCCGTTCCGGAGGCGGAGTCCGAACCGGTGCGGCAGGTGCTGCGATTCGCGGCCGCCGAGGTGGTGCCCCGGCTGGCGGGCACCAGCGGTGAGCTGGACGCGGTGCTGCACGCGCTGGACGGCGGCTACATTCCGGCAGGGCCGAGCGGGTCGCCGCTGCGCGGGCTGGTGAACGTGCTGCCGACCGGGCGCAACTTCTACACCGTTGACCCGAGGGCGATCCCGAGCAGGCTGGCCTGGGAGACCGGGCAGTCGCTTGCCGACTCGCTGCTGCAGCGCTACCGCGAGGATACCGGGCAGTGGCCCAGCTCGGTGGGACTGTCGGTATGGGGCACCTCGGCCATGCGCACAGCGGGGGACGACGCGGCCGAGGTACTGGCGCTGCTGGGTGTGCAACCGGTGTGGGACGAGGCATCCCGGCGGGTCACCGGGATCGAGGCGATCCCGCTGGCCGAGCTGGGCAGGCCCAGGGTGGACGTGACCGTGCGGATCAGCGGCTTCTTCCGGGACGCCTTCCCGCACGTGATCGACCTGATGGACGACGCGGTGCGGCTGGTGGCCGGGCTGGACGAGCCCGAGTCGGAGAACTTCGTCCGCGCCCACACCCGCGCCGAGCTGGACCGGCACGGTGACCAGCGGCGCGCCACCACCCGGATCTTCGGCTCCAAGCCCGGTTCGTACGGGGCCGGGCTGCTGCCGCTGATGGACTCCGGGAACTGGCGCGACGACGCCGACCTCGCCGAGGTGTACGCGGTGTGGGGTGGCTACGCCTACGGCCGCGATCTGGACGGCGCACCGGCGCGGGAGGACATGGAGAACTCCTACCGGCGGATCGTGGTGGCGGCCAAGAACACCGACACCCGCGAGCACGACATCGCCGACTCCGACGACTACTTCCAGTACCACGGCGGCATGATCGCCACCGTGCGCGCGCTGACCGGGACGGCACCGGCCTCCTACATCGGCGACAGCACCACCCCGGACGCGGTGCGCACCAGGACGCTGAACGAGGAGACCGCGCGGGTGTTCCGGGCCAGGGTAGTCAACCCGCGCTGGCTGGCCGCGATGCGCAAGCACGGTTACAAGGGCGCGTTCGAGCTGGCCGCCACGGTGGACTACCTGTTCGGCTTCGACGCCACCGCGGGGGTGGTGGACGACTGGATGTACCAGAAGCTGACCGAGTCCTACGTGCTGGACAAGGAGAACCAGGACTTCCTCAGCAAGGCGAATCCCTGGGCGCTGCGCGGGATCATCGAGCGGCTGAACGAGGCCGCCGACCGCGGCCTGTGGGCCGAGCCCGATCCGGACCTGCTGGAGCAGATGCGCGAGGTGTACCTGCGGATCGAGGGCGACCTGGAAGCCCAGGAGTAG
- a CDS encoding precorrin-3B synthase, whose protein sequence is MPSPARTRADACPGVLATHDAADGALARVRLPGGMIGAAQLRALAGVAEEFGDGAVHLTSRANVQLRGLPAAEPALARRLTEAGLLPGTEHERVRNYLASPASGHFGGLLDVREQVRELDRAVLASPALAGLPGRFLFALDDGRGDVAAEGADLCWRALDAETGALLLAGIDHGLRVPATHAVPALVTAAETFLTARGEGEQAAWRLRELRDSAEIVSALAGFAARAEPVTLPVTPGLEPGRYAQHRGGYATCVAPVFGRLPASVLRLVAELVTEAVVTPWRTLLLPDCAETGVLARAGLVVTAAEPAAGISACIGHPGCAKSHADVRADARAVLPVLPPGTRAHFAGCERRCGRPRGEHADVLAEGNGYRVDGSWVPTAELADSLVEKGTV, encoded by the coding sequence ATGCCCTCTCCCGCTCGTACCCGCGCTGACGCCTGCCCAGGCGTGCTGGCCACGCATGACGCGGCCGACGGCGCGCTGGCGCGGGTGCGGCTGCCCGGCGGCATGATCGGCGCGGCCCAGCTGCGCGCACTCGCCGGGGTGGCCGAGGAGTTCGGCGATGGTGCGGTGCATCTCACATCCAGGGCGAACGTGCAGCTACGCGGGCTACCCGCGGCGGAACCCGCGCTCGCCAGACGGCTGACCGAGGCGGGCCTGCTGCCCGGGACGGAGCACGAGCGGGTGCGCAACTACCTCGCCTCGCCAGCCAGCGGCCACTTCGGTGGCCTGCTGGACGTGCGGGAACAGGTGCGCGAGCTGGACCGGGCGGTCCTGGCCAGCCCCGCACTGGCCGGGCTGCCCGGCCGCTTCCTGTTCGCACTGGACGACGGGCGTGGTGACGTGGCGGCCGAGGGCGCCGACCTGTGCTGGCGGGCGCTGGACGCCGAGACCGGTGCACTGCTGCTGGCCGGGATCGATCACGGACTGCGGGTGCCAGCCACCCACGCGGTCCCGGCGCTGGTCACCGCGGCGGAGACCTTCCTCACCGCGCGTGGCGAGGGTGAGCAGGCGGCCTGGCGGCTCCGGGAGCTGCGGGACTCCGCGGAGATCGTGTCCGCGCTGGCCGGGTTCGCCGCGCGTGCCGAACCGGTCACGCTGCCGGTGACACCGGGACTGGAGCCCGGCCGGTACGCCCAGCACCGGGGCGGGTACGCGACCTGCGTGGCTCCGGTTTTCGGGCGGCTGCCTGCCTCCGTGCTGCGGCTGGTCGCCGAGCTGGTCACCGAGGCCGTGGTGACCCCGTGGCGCACCCTGCTGCTGCCGGACTGCGCGGAGACCGGGGTGCTCGCACGTGCCGGGCTGGTGGTGACCGCCGCCGAGCCCGCGGCCGGGATCAGCGCCTGCATCGGCCATCCGGGCTGCGCGAAGTCCCATGCCGACGTCCGGGCCGACGCGCGGGCGGTGCTCCCGGTGCTGCCGCCGGGAACCCGGGCCCATTTCGCCGGCTGCGAGCGGCGGTGCGGGCGGCCCCGTGGCGAGCACGCCGACGTGCTCGCCGAAGGGAACGGCTACCGGGTGGACGGTAGCTGGGTACCGACCGCCGAGCTCGCGGATTCATTGGTAGAGAAAGGGACAGTGTGA
- a CDS encoding precorrin-8X methylmutase, which translates to MIDYIRDGAEIYRHSFATIRDEADLGILPDDLAVVAVRMIHSCGMVDLVEDLRYSLEVVEAGRAALEAGAPILCDAEMIASGITRKRLPAANEVICTLSDPSVPGLAERMGTTRSAAALELWRDRLAGAVVAVGNAPTALFRLLELIEEGAGVPAAIIGVPVGFVGAAESKTELAHRAPAPYLVVQGRRGGSALAVAAVNAIATEVE; encoded by the coding sequence GTGATCGACTACATCCGGGACGGGGCGGAGATCTACCGCCACTCCTTCGCCACCATCCGGGACGAGGCCGACCTCGGCATCCTGCCCGATGACCTCGCGGTGGTCGCGGTGCGGATGATCCACTCCTGCGGGATGGTCGACCTGGTCGAGGACCTGCGCTACTCGCTGGAGGTGGTGGAGGCCGGCCGGGCCGCGCTGGAAGCGGGGGCGCCGATCCTGTGCGATGCCGAGATGATCGCCAGCGGGATCACTCGGAAGCGTTTGCCCGCGGCCAACGAGGTGATCTGCACGCTGTCCGACCCGAGTGTGCCCGGACTCGCCGAGCGGATGGGCACCACCCGCTCGGCCGCAGCGCTCGAGCTGTGGCGGGACCGGCTCGCCGGTGCGGTGGTCGCCGTGGGCAACGCGCCGACCGCGCTGTTCCGCTTGCTGGAGCTGATCGAGGAGGGCGCGGGGGTGCCCGCCGCGATCATCGGCGTGCCGGTGGGCTTCGTCGGTGCCGCCGAGTCCAAGACCGAGCTGGCGCACCGGGCACCCGCCCCGTACCTGGTGGTCCAGGGCCGCCGCGGCGGCAGCGCGCTGGCGGTGGCCGCGGTGAACGCGATCGCCACGGAGGTGGAGTGA
- a CDS encoding precorrin-2 C(20)-methyltransferase, whose amino-acid sequence MDTAATGTLWGVGLGPGDPELLTVKAARLIGAADVIAYHSAPHKRSIARSVAEPYLREGQLEEALVYPVTTETTDHPGGYEGAIAEFYELSAKRLAEHLDAGRDVVLLCEGDPFFYGSYMYMHERLADRYPAEVVPGVTSVSAASAVLGRPLVQRDEVLTLLPGTLPAPELARRLADTEAAAVLKLGRTFDSVHRALAESGRLDEACYVERATWQTQRVEPFADVDPASVPYFSLAVVPSPAYAARTSGSAEPAGQPQRRPETAGAGEVVVVGLGPAGPDWLTPEAEQALAAADHLVGYGPYLAKVPQRAGQRRHASGNRVEAERALEALELARQGARVAVVSSGDPGVFAMASAVLEQAEDEQWTGVGVRVLPGVTAAQAAAARVGAPLGHDYCVLSLSDRLKPWEIIERRLDAAGAADLALAIYNPASRSRTTQLAAAVEVLLRHRAADTPVVVARDVGGPDESVRVRTLGTLDPSEVDMRCLLIVGSSRTRVRAGADGADTVWTPRHYGEPVSGSA is encoded by the coding sequence ATGGACACCGCGGCGACCGGCACCCTGTGGGGGGTCGGCCTCGGTCCCGGCGACCCCGAGCTGCTGACCGTCAAGGCCGCGCGGCTGATCGGGGCCGCGGACGTGATCGCCTACCACAGTGCGCCGCACAAGCGCAGCATCGCGCGTTCGGTGGCCGAGCCGTACCTGCGCGAAGGGCAGCTGGAGGAGGCACTGGTCTATCCGGTGACCACCGAGACCACCGACCACCCGGGGGGCTACGAGGGCGCCATCGCCGAGTTCTACGAACTGAGCGCGAAACGGCTGGCCGAGCACCTGGACGCGGGCCGGGACGTGGTGCTGCTGTGCGAGGGCGACCCGTTCTTCTACGGCTCCTACATGTACATGCACGAGCGGCTGGCCGATCGCTACCCTGCCGAGGTCGTGCCCGGGGTGACCTCGGTGAGCGCGGCCTCCGCCGTCCTGGGCAGGCCACTGGTGCAGCGGGACGAGGTGCTCACCCTGCTGCCCGGCACGCTGCCCGCGCCGGAGCTGGCCCGCAGGCTGGCCGACACCGAGGCGGCGGCCGTGCTCAAGCTCGGCCGCACCTTCGACTCGGTGCACCGCGCGCTCGCCGAGTCGGGGAGGCTGGACGAAGCCTGCTACGTGGAGCGGGCCACCTGGCAGACGCAGCGGGTGGAGCCCTTCGCCGATGTCGATCCGGCGAGCGTGCCGTACTTCTCGCTCGCCGTGGTGCCGAGCCCGGCCTACGCCGCGCGGACCTCCGGCAGCGCCGAGCCTGCCGGGCAGCCGCAGCGGCGGCCGGAGACCGCAGGAGCCGGTGAGGTCGTGGTGGTCGGCCTCGGCCCCGCCGGCCCGGACTGGCTGACCCCGGAGGCCGAGCAGGCGCTGGCCGCGGCCGACCATCTCGTCGGCTACGGCCCCTACCTGGCCAAGGTGCCGCAGCGGGCGGGCCAGCGCAGGCACGCCTCCGGCAACCGGGTGGAGGCCGAGCGCGCGCTGGAGGCACTGGAACTGGCCCGTCAGGGCGCCAGGGTCGCGGTGGTGTCCTCGGGCGACCCCGGAGTGTTCGCGATGGCCTCCGCGGTGCTGGAACAGGCCGAGGACGAGCAGTGGACCGGCGTCGGGGTCCGGGTCCTGCCCGGGGTCACCGCCGCGCAGGCCGCGGCGGCCAGGGTCGGCGCCCCGCTCGGGCACGACTACTGCGTGCTCTCGCTTTCCGACCGGCTCAAGCCGTGGGAGATCATCGAGCGCAGGCTGGACGCCGCGGGCGCAGCCGACCTGGCGCTGGCCATCTACAACCCGGCCTCGCGCAGCCGCACCACCCAGCTGGCCGCCGCGGTGGAGGTGCTGCTGCGGCACCGCGCCGCGGACACCCCGGTGGTGGTGGCCAGGGACGTCGGCGGGCCCGATGAGTCGGTGCGGGTACGCACCCTCGGCACCCTCGATCCGTCCGAAGTGGACATGCGCTGCCTGCTCATCGTCGGCTCCTCGCGCACCCGTGTGCGGGCAGGCGCGGACGGCGCCGACACGGTCTGGACCCCGCGGCACTACGGGGAGCCGGTCAGCGGGTCGGCGTAG